A genomic window from Sphingobacterium spiritivorum includes:
- a CDS encoding sensor histidine kinase codes for MSTSTKYTYRKNIGLLIAFVVFVTILYVVSVFFARTMISNFVDSEFANRKVEVYDKSLVPFNDFFQNRIPEISYYQGFLDTNEARGMIDNILRKYPFVRETMFYDIAITNDEEEGYEIKYNNLLIQSRSVFSYSLNENHHLISKRLEDNNLKNYSDDFNNMTVKLVSFLDRVNDSTKLTDNLIFKIFYDMTPGKIAYMNIPRIGDLVSYRELLRGAIKQPVSYDQDLFVFYIDPRKIKITNVYPNLYEHIEVVPLVSVNLTGEKPYLYTEVSLPGALSDYKITFSTSESFIKKETNRRFAPVVLGISLLYIILLLIAYLIYRNVMINSRLYRLQYDFINNLTHEFKTPVSVIKIAGNNIKSAEKISDEERTMYGKILDQEADKLNSLMNKLLSFTQIENKSIKFKRERVDLEELCETLFSATKISYPDLKLSYRVAVKNDMITDPVLLSSVFQNLIDNAYKYSNPSNKVLDVDIQQNKKNFVIIFRDEGIGINKQEYQNIFKKFYRVKNQYNQQGSIGLGLAFCKEITEFMGGDIRVDSQLGKGTTFTLTFPV; via the coding sequence ATGAGTACTTCAACAAAGTATACATACCGTAAAAATATTGGTTTACTTATTGCCTTTGTGGTATTTGTAACCATACTTTATGTGGTGTCTGTATTCTTTGCGCGAACGATGATCTCCAATTTTGTGGATAGCGAGTTTGCTAACCGTAAGGTAGAAGTATATGATAAATCTTTAGTGCCTTTTAATGACTTCTTTCAAAACAGAATTCCTGAAATTTCGTATTACCAGGGTTTTCTGGATACAAATGAAGCACGGGGTATGATCGACAATATTTTGCGGAAATATCCTTTTGTCAGAGAAACGATGTTTTATGATATCGCCATCACCAATGATGAAGAAGAAGGATATGAGATCAAATACAATAATCTCCTTATACAGTCAAGGTCTGTATTTTCGTACTCCCTGAATGAAAATCATCACCTGATCTCAAAGCGTCTGGAGGATAACAACCTCAAAAATTATTCAGACGACTTTAATAATATGACTGTCAAGCTGGTTAGTTTTCTGGACCGGGTAAATGATTCTACGAAGCTTACTGACAATTTGATCTTTAAGATCTTTTATGATATGACTCCCGGCAAGATAGCTTATATGAATATTCCTCGTATCGGCGACCTGGTTTCGTACCGCGAATTATTAAGAGGAGCTATTAAGCAACCTGTATCCTATGATCAGGATCTTTTTGTATTCTATATAGATCCGCGAAAGATCAAGATCACTAACGTCTATCCGAATCTGTATGAGCATATAGAAGTTGTTCCTCTGGTGAGTGTCAATCTGACCGGGGAGAAGCCCTATCTGTATACAGAAGTGTCGCTGCCGGGGGCACTTTCAGACTATAAGATAACCTTCAGTACTTCCGAATCTTTTATCAAGAAAGAGACGAACCGGCGTTTTGCCCCCGTGGTACTGGGGATTTCTTTGCTCTATATCATCCTGTTGCTGATCGCATATCTTATCTACCGGAATGTAATGATCAATAGCAGACTTTACCGCCTGCAGTATGATTTTATCAATAACCTGACCCACGAGTTTAAGACACCTGTCAGTGTTATCAAAATCGCAGGTAACAATATAAAAAGTGCGGAGAAGATCAGTGATGAAGAGCGGACTATGTATGGCAAGATTCTGGATCAGGAAGCAGACAAGCTCAATAGTCTGATGAATAAATTATTGTCATTTACACAAATTGAAAATAAATCAATAAAATTTAAAAGAGAACGGGTAGATTTAGAAGAATTATGCGAAACCTTATTTTCGGCTACTAAAATAAGCTATCCGGATCTTAAACTATCTTACCGGGTTGCAGTCAAAAATGATATGATAACTGATCCGGTGTTGTTATCAAGTGTTTTTCAAAATCTGATAGATAATGCATATAAATATTCTAATCCTTCAAATAAAGTTTTAGATGTTGATATACAACAAAATAAAAAGAATTTTGTTATCATATTCAGAGACGAAGGTATAGGGATTAATAAACAAGAGTACCAGAATATATTTAAAAAATTTTATAGAGTAAAAAATCAATATAATCAACAGGGAAGTATAGGTCTTGGGTTGGCATTTTGCAAGGAGATTACTGAATTTATGGGAGGTGATATCCGTGTAGACAGCCAACTTGGTAAGGGGACTACCTTTACTCTGACGTTCCCGGTCTAA
- a CDS encoding S9 family peptidase → MGKIVLNAIACLLLLIGVGCTNKSDSNLIPVQDFFAIPEKTNFKISPDGKQIAYLGLENHCKNIFILNLEDKSKSKQLTYQADMNVQYFFWANKDKIVYSNTQSPEDSLRLFAIDVHTEAAVPLFKPLKRRLRWVNPIVLKDNSLLAAINERDSSVFDIYRVFLDGRPKQLLDKNPGNVISWYGSPDGEVRLALTSDSVEESILYRPNQKTPFKEIVTNDFETNILPLGFVKGSSSRIYALSNVGRDKLTLVEYDASSGTEIKEIFGHPDVDLNSTGYSNELNEMVYAGFALNKETRVFFNDKVKQVNDRIKAKVDQAEIEFIDRDSSLNHFIFKSYTDQNPGAIYYYNAAEDKLMKLADLNPKIANRQMSAMEPMTYQTRDGLTIQGYITYPLHKDRKNLPVVVIPHDGPNGRVDWGFQPEVQFLASRGYVVFQMNYRGSVGYGKKFWVSGFKEWGGKIQNDITDGVMLLIHEGIADRNKIAIMGNGFGGYSALYAACFNSSLYACAVSNSGYTNLFTYFKQVPPYFKPYVQFYYQVVGNPETESDLFKAISPVFHSDKVKIPIFMVQGGRDKFSSVNDANQFVQRLKNNNVPVQYIVKDDEGRRFKNEENIVSYYQELEVFLNKYLK, encoded by the coding sequence ATGGGTAAAATAGTTTTAAATGCAATTGCGTGTCTGTTATTGTTGATCGGGGTAGGTTGCACAAACAAAAGTGACAGCAACTTAATCCCTGTACAGGACTTTTTTGCCATACCTGAAAAAACTAATTTTAAAATCTCTCCCGACGGAAAACAGATTGCATATCTGGGTCTGGAGAATCATTGTAAAAATATCTTTATCCTTAATCTGGAGGATAAATCCAAATCAAAGCAGCTTACATATCAGGCTGATATGAATGTTCAGTATTTCTTCTGGGCAAATAAAGATAAAATCGTTTATTCCAACACACAGTCTCCCGAAGACAGTTTAAGACTATTCGCTATAGATGTGCATACAGAAGCAGCTGTTCCGCTTTTTAAGCCTTTAAAAAGAAGACTCAGATGGGTTAATCCAATTGTGTTAAAAGATAACAGTCTGCTGGCAGCGATTAATGAACGTGATTCATCAGTTTTTGATATTTACAGGGTATTTCTGGATGGCCGTCCAAAACAGTTGTTAGATAAAAATCCCGGTAACGTTATTTCCTGGTACGGTTCACCGGACGGGGAAGTTCGTCTGGCTTTGACAAGCGATAGTGTAGAAGAATCTATTCTGTACCGCCCTAATCAGAAAACTCCTTTTAAAGAGATTGTAACTAACGATTTTGAGACCAATATTCTTCCTTTAGGATTTGTCAAGGGATCTTCCTCAAGGATTTATGCGCTTTCCAATGTAGGTCGTGATAAGCTGACACTGGTAGAATATGATGCATCCAGCGGAACAGAAATAAAAGAAATATTCGGTCATCCCGATGTCGATCTCAATTCTACCGGGTATTCCAATGAACTGAATGAGATGGTATATGCCGGTTTTGCACTTAATAAAGAGACTCGTGTGTTTTTTAACGATAAGGTGAAGCAGGTAAATGACCGGATAAAGGCAAAAGTAGATCAGGCCGAGATTGAGTTTATAGACCGGGATTCTTCATTGAATCATTTTATCTTTAAAAGCTATACCGATCAGAATCCGGGAGCGATCTATTATTATAATGCTGCAGAGGATAAATTAATGAAACTGGCAGATCTGAATCCTAAGATTGCCAACCGCCAGATGTCAGCGATGGAACCTATGACCTATCAGACACGGGACGGATTGACCATTCAGGGATATATTACTTATCCATTGCATAAAGACAGAAAAAACCTTCCGGTCGTCGTCATTCCACATGATGGTCCTAACGGGCGTGTTGACTGGGGTTTTCAGCCTGAAGTACAATTTCTGGCGAGTAGGGGTTATGTGGTATTCCAGATGAATTATCGGGGTTCTGTAGGATATGGCAAGAAATTCTGGGTTTCAGGTTTCAAAGAGTGGGGTGGCAAGATCCAGAATGATATTACAGATGGTGTGATGCTGCTTATTCATGAGGGTATTGCAGATCGTAATAAGATCGCTATTATGGGGAATGGATTTGGAGGCTATTCGGCATTATACGCAGCCTGTTTTAACTCTTCCCTGTATGCCTGTGCAGTTTCTAATTCGGGATATACTAACTTGTTTACCTATTTTAAACAGGTACCTCCTTATTTCAAACCTTATGTACAGTTCTATTATCAGGTTGTAGGCAACCCGGAGACCGAATCAGATCTATTTAAGGCTATTTCACCGGTATTTCATTCGGATAAAGTAAAAATACCTATTTTTATGGTTCAGGGCGGACGAGATAAGTTCAGTTCTGTAAATGACGCAAATCAATTCGTGCAACGTCTTAAAAATAATAATGTACCAGTGCAGTATATTGTTAAAGATGACGAGGGAAGACGGTTTAAAAATGAAGAAAACATTGTTTCTTATTACCAGGAACTGGAAGTCTTTCTGAACAAATATTTAAAATAA
- a CDS encoding DUF4286 family protein, with amino-acid sequence MYLYNISIITEDSVHAEIMDWVKTGILSQSEYPAKFLKLLNSPHEGQTHCIQLVVEKEQDIETFNAKYLAPFQEFISTSHHGKAFIFDSIMKYL; translated from the coding sequence ATGTATTTATATAACATCTCCATCATCACAGAAGATTCAGTTCATGCCGAAATAATGGATTGGGTAAAAACAGGAATTCTGAGTCAAAGTGAATATCCGGCTAAATTCTTAAAGTTATTAAATTCGCCACATGAAGGTCAAACACATTGCATTCAACTGGTAGTGGAAAAAGAGCAGGATATTGAGACCTTTAATGCGAAATACCTGGCGCCGTTTCAGGAATTCATCTCGACGTCCCACCACGGCAAAGCTTTTATATTCGACAGTATTATGAAATATCTATAA
- a CDS encoding DUF983 domain-containing protein — protein MATSKFSALTHSKCPRCRVGKVFEGKAYGFRKQKMNEFCPVCGVKFEVEPGYFYAAMYVSYAFSVAQIVSLAVATYIITRSESAWLYLGVLFFTTLIFAPFNFRYSRLVLLHYMTPKISYNPRYEEEAADVEKQ, from the coding sequence ATGGCTACATCAAAATTTTCTGCTCTTACACATTCTAAATGTCCGCGTTGTCGCGTGGGCAAAGTTTTTGAAGGTAAGGCTTACGGATTCCGTAAACAAAAGATGAATGAGTTTTGTCCGGTTTGCGGAGTCAAATTTGAGGTAGAACCGGGGTATTTCTATGCGGCAATGTATGTCAGCTATGCTTTTTCCGTTGCTCAGATAGTGAGTCTTGCTGTTGCTACCTATATTATCACCCGGAGTGAATCGGCCTGGTTGTATCTGGGGGTCTTATTCTTTACTACACTGATATTTGCCCCTTTCAATTTCAGATATTCCAGATTAGTACTGTTGCATTATATGACACCCAAGATTTCTTATAATCCACGGTATGAGGAAGAAGCTGCGGATGTCGAAAAACAATAA
- a CDS encoding RluA family pseudouridine synthase: MQITDKDVIYEDNHLIAINKRAGDIVQVDDSGDKSLDMMVKEYLERKYEKPNAFIGVIHRLDRPVSGLIVFAKTSKGLDRMNKLFHDRDVEKSYLAVVRNKPEQMSAKLQNWLVRDRKKMITKAYNREIKGSSYAELDYEVIGELEGYYLLHVKPKTGRTHQIRVQLSTMGCPIVGDNKYGYPRGSLRRSICLHSRSLSFVHPVKDEPMKLVAGLPVDGFWEKFNVLL; this comes from the coding sequence ATGCAGATTACGGATAAAGATGTTATCTATGAGGACAACCACCTCATAGCAATTAATAAGCGTGCCGGTGATATTGTGCAGGTGGATGATTCGGGTGACAAATCTTTGGATATGATGGTCAAAGAATACCTGGAGCGTAAATATGAAAAACCAAATGCATTTATAGGAGTGATACATCGTCTGGACAGACCGGTTAGTGGATTGATTGTTTTTGCGAAGACCAGTAAGGGATTGGATCGTATGAACAAGTTGTTTCATGACCGCGATGTAGAAAAATCTTATCTGGCAGTGGTACGAAATAAACCTGAGCAAATGTCTGCTAAGCTACAGAACTGGTTAGTTCGGGACCGCAAGAAAATGATTACAAAAGCTTACAACAGAGAGATAAAAGGAAGCAGTTATGCTGAATTAGATTATGAGGTTATCGGCGAACTCGAAGGGTATTACCTGCTTCATGTGAAACCTAAGACAGGTCGTACACATCAGATCAGAGTACAATTATCAACGATGGGATGCCCTATTGTCGGAGATAATAAATATGGCTATCCACGCGGAAGTCTGCGCAGAAGTATCTGTTTACATTCCCGAAGTTTGTCTTTTGTTCATCCCGTCAAAGATGAACCCATGAAGCTTGTAGCTGGCCTGCCGGTAGATGGTTTCTGGGAAAAATTTAATGTATTACTGTAA
- a CDS encoding MlaD family protein encodes MSAADNKRTLVVGLFVLIGLIILVAGILTLGGQQKKFTKTLTVTTEFEDVKGLKVGNNVWFSGVKVGIVKDISFESIKYVKVVMSIEAKSSEFIRKDAVAKLGSDGLIGNSIITLVGGSQTAQPIEDGDILHSAKGTDMEAMMATLSVNNDNLVEITRNFAVLSQNLVDGKGMVGAMLTDSSMVVSLSKSLDNLNKLMTNANQASNNLVAVTNKLNNNQGLIHQLSTDTAVFASLRESAAQLQGVTQTASALMSNLNATSARLNDKNNVVGALTNDPEGAAEIKQILRNLNLSTAKLDQNMEAMQSNFLLRGFFKKQQKEQEKAKADSLKALSGSSK; translated from the coding sequence ATGAGCGCAGCAGACAATAAACGCACATTAGTAGTAGGTCTATTTGTTCTTATCGGCTTGATTATCCTCGTAGCCGGTATATTGACATTGGGAGGACAACAGAAGAAGTTTACTAAGACTTTGACTGTTACAACAGAATTTGAGGATGTGAAAGGGTTGAAAGTAGGTAATAACGTCTGGTTTTCGGGTGTAAAAGTCGGGATAGTAAAAGACATCTCCTTTGAAAGCATTAAATATGTAAAAGTGGTGATGAGTATCGAAGCTAAATCCAGCGAATTTATCCGTAAAGATGCAGTTGCCAAATTGGGATCTGATGGTCTGATCGGTAATTCGATCATTACCCTTGTCGGAGGTTCGCAGACTGCTCAGCCTATTGAGGACGGAGATATTCTGCACTCTGCAAAAGGAACTGATATGGAAGCCATGATGGCGACACTATCTGTGAATAATGATAATCTGGTTGAGATTACACGTAATTTTGCCGTGTTATCCCAGAATCTGGTGGATGGCAAAGGAATGGTAGGAGCGATGTTGACAGACTCTTCTATGGTGGTCTCGTTAAGCAAATCTTTAGACAATCTTAATAAACTGATGACCAATGCTAATCAGGCTTCAAACAACCTGGTGGCTGTAACGAATAAACTGAACAATAATCAGGGATTAATTCATCAGCTATCTACAGACACAGCTGTATTTGCGAGTCTGAGAGAATCAGCCGCACAGTTGCAGGGCGTAACCCAGACAGCAAGTGCGCTGATGAGCAATCTTAATGCTACATCTGCTCGTCTCAACGATAAAAATAATGTAGTAGGAGCCTTGACAAATGATCCTGAAGGTGCAGCAGAAATCAAACAGATTCTGCGTAATCTGAATTTGAGTACCGCTAAGCTGGATCAGAATATGGAAGCTATGCAGAGTAACTTTCTGTTGAGAGGGTTCTTTAAAAAACAACAGAAAGAACAAGAAAAGGCTAAAGCTGATAGCTTAAAGGCCTTGTCAGGAAGTTCAAAGTAA
- a CDS encoding ABC transporter ATP-binding protein: protein MEKKHDYNIDYNDVVIDVKNVSKSFGTLDVLRDVNLQLFNGENLVVLGRSGTGKSVLIKLISGLLEPDQGSIHVMGESVTELGVKELQQLRLKIGFSFQNSALYDSMTVRENLEFPLVRNKRNLTRAEINAEVEDVLEGVGLSQAINQMPSELSGGQRKRIGIARTLILRPDIMMYDEPTAGLDPITCLEINSLINEVQEKYKTSSIIITHDLACAKTVGDRIVMLLDGRFERQGSFNEIFDTDDKRVKAFYDYNFIV, encoded by the coding sequence ATGGAAAAGAAGCACGATTATAATATTGATTACAATGATGTGGTCATTGATGTTAAGAATGTCAGTAAGTCATTCGGAACGCTTGATGTCCTGCGTGATGTAAACCTGCAGCTTTTCAATGGAGAGAATCTGGTTGTTTTGGGACGTTCGGGTACTGGTAAATCTGTTCTGATTAAGCTGATTTCAGGATTATTGGAACCAGATCAGGGAAGTATTCATGTGATGGGTGAATCTGTCACCGAACTGGGGGTAAAAGAATTGCAGCAACTTCGTTTGAAGATAGGCTTTTCTTTTCAGAACAGTGCTCTTTATGATAGTATGACCGTACGGGAGAATCTGGAATTTCCATTAGTACGAAATAAAAGAAACCTGACACGTGCAGAGATTAATGCTGAAGTAGAAGATGTACTGGAAGGTGTGGGCTTATCTCAGGCCATCAATCAGATGCCTTCTGAATTGTCCGGAGGACAGCGGAAGCGTATCGGTATTGCACGTACCCTGATTTTGAGACCGGATATAATGATGTATGATGAGCCTACTGCAGGTCTTGATCCCATCACCTGTCTGGAGATCAACAGCCTTATTAATGAGGTGCAGGAAAAATATAAAACTTCCTCTATTATTATTACACATGATTTGGCCTGTGCCAAGACCGTAGGAGATCGTATTGTGATGCTACTGGATGGCAGATTTGAAAGACAAGGAAGTTTTAATGAAATATTTGACACAGATGATAAACGTGTGAAAGCGTTTTATGATTACAATTTTATAGTTTAA
- a CDS encoding MlaE family ABC transporter permease yields the protein MKNKVRNLLIEFANIHRFLMRFLKEVVSPPFEIKEIIRQCYEIGWRSLPLISVTGFIVGFVFTKQSRPSLEEFGATSWLPSLISIAIIRALAPLVTALIASGKVGSQIGAELSSMNVTEQIDAMEVSGTNPFKFLIVSRVWATTIGIPILCFYTAGIGLLGGYLSIASKDDVSFLSFFTQVFEAIAYKDIFAMVFRAVVFGFTIGAVSSYCGYFSSKGTEGVGKAANSAVVASMFIVFIEEILIVQILAAFT from the coding sequence ATGAAAAATAAAGTAAGAAATTTACTTATAGAGTTTGCTAATATCCACCGTTTTTTGATGCGGTTTTTGAAGGAAGTAGTAAGTCCTCCGTTTGAGATAAAAGAGATTATCCGTCAATGCTATGAAATAGGCTGGCGCTCTTTACCTTTGATCAGTGTTACCGGTTTTATTGTTGGTTTTGTTTTTACAAAACAATCCAGACCTTCATTGGAAGAGTTCGGAGCAACATCCTGGTTGCCCTCATTGATTTCCATTGCCATTATCCGGGCACTGGCTCCATTGGTGACAGCACTTATTGCTTCCGGTAAAGTAGGGTCACAGATCGGTGCCGAGCTAAGTTCAATGAATGTGACAGAACAGATAGATGCCATGGAAGTATCCGGTACCAATCCGTTTAAATTTTTGATCGTGAGCCGTGTCTGGGCGACCACTATTGGCATACCTATTCTATGTTTCTATACTGCAGGTATAGGTCTTCTGGGAGGATATTTAAGTATTGCAAGTAAAGATGATGTCAGTTTTCTAAGCTTTTTTACGCAGGTATTTGAAGCAATCGCTTATAAAGATATTTTTGCGATGGTATTCAGAGCAGTTGTATTTGGTTTTACGATTGGTGCTGTCAGTAGTTATTGTGGGTATTTTTCATCAAAAGGAACCGAAGGTGTCGGAAAAGCAGCAAACAGTGCTGTAGTAGCTTCGATGTTCATCGTGTTTATTGAGGAGATATTGATTGTTCAAATTTTAGCTGCTTTTACGTAA
- a CDS encoding DUF6600 domain-containing protein → MKGLKKSTLFIMTIFGLISLFSISAASAQVRGGVSLDLFYDELSPYGNWDDDPTYGEVWYPDAGRDFRPYSSNGYWAMTEYGNTWVSDYPWGWAPFHYGRWVYSNYRGWGWIPGYEWGPAWVDWRSGNGYYGWAPMMPSVNVNINIGIGNLWVFLPSRYIFDRHFHNHYVHDYGRVYNRTTIVHNTYVVNNNHYYGGPSRRDMERSSGRSITVRNMRTSDRPGRSSADSRSVSIYRPDRGNSRSSDRQVSRDSRESNRSNTGVDRSRNAGDRSRNTDISSNRTDRGSRTLYIDKEGNATLQNGNNSRSRSNDNNGNTNRTERSREVQRNNDVQTSRPFERQAGNRQDRSRQREASTVEPNRVERQNQSIDRQPRSSRGQSNENMQRRESAPQNRPSIERGNSQPQMENRGRSRSAERAPQYQQASTRASEQRVSTPAPNRAERGTASSGSSRSSRGR, encoded by the coding sequence ATGAAAGGGCTAAAAAAATCAACATTATTTATTATGACCATATTTGGTCTCATAAGCCTTTTTTCGATATCTGCAGCCAGTGCTCAGGTAAGAGGTGGGGTGTCACTGGATTTGTTTTACGATGAGTTATCTCCTTATGGTAACTGGGATGATGATCCAACATACGGTGAAGTATGGTATCCTGATGCAGGTCGTGATTTCAGACCCTATTCCAGCAATGGATACTGGGCAATGACAGAATACGGAAATACTTGGGTTTCGGATTATCCCTGGGGCTGGGCTCCCTTTCACTATGGTCGTTGGGTATATTCCAATTACCGCGGATGGGGATGGATTCCCGGATACGAATGGGGACCGGCATGGGTAGACTGGCGCTCCGGCAACGGATACTACGGATGGGCACCAATGATGCCCTCTGTAAACGTAAACATCAATATTGGTATTGGTAACTTATGGGTATTCCTGCCTTCCCGTTATATCTTTGACCGTCATTTCCATAATCATTATGTACATGATTACGGACGCGTATACAACAGAACAACTATCGTTCATAATACCTATGTGGTCAATAACAATCACTATTATGGCGGACCATCCCGCAGAGACATGGAACGTTCAAGCGGACGCAGTATTACAGTACGAAATATGAGAACGAGTGATCGTCCGGGAAGATCCAGTGCAGACAGCCGTTCGGTCTCTATTTATCGTCCGGACAGAGGCAATAGCCGTAGCAGCGATCGTCAGGTAAGCAGAGACAGCCGTGAGTCTAACAGAAGTAATACAGGTGTAGACAGAAGCAGAAATGCAGGGGACAGAAGCCGCAATACGGATATCTCTTCTAATCGTACAGATCGTGGCAGCCGTACGCTGTATATTGACAAAGAAGGAAATGCTACATTGCAGAACGGAAACAATTCCAGATCACGCAGCAATGATAACAACGGAAATACAAACCGTACCGAAAGAAGCAGAGAGGTACAACGGAACAATGATGTCCAGACTTCCCGACCTTTCGAACGTCAGGCCGGAAACAGACAGGATCGCTCTCGTCAACGTGAGGCTTCTACTGTAGAACCAAATCGTGTTGAAAGACAGAATCAGTCCATAGACAGACAGCCGAGATCTTCACGCGGTCAGTCGAATGAAAATATGCAAAGAAGAGAATCTGCTCCGCAGAACCGTCCTTCTATCGAAAGAGGAAATTCACAACCTCAAATGGAGAACAGAGGACGCAGCAGATCAGCAGAAAGAGCTCCGCAATATCAGCAGGCAAGCACAAGAGCCAGCGAACAAAGAGTCAGCACTCCTGCTCCGAATCGTGCTGAACGCGGGACTGCATCCTCAGGAAGCAGCAGAAGCAGCAGAGGTAGATAA
- the pncB gene encoding nicotinate phosphoribosyltransferase gives MAKLTSILDNDFYKFTMQFAVVKLFPKARARYQFINRGQHKFPPGFDKLLTEAIHEMAKLKLTKSEKSFFAENCPYIDPTYFDFLEGYRYDPDEVTVLQQGTDISVTIEGYWYRTILWEVPIMSLICELFYEATGAQRLEDEEVISIAKEKILKYDKLGITIADFGTRRRYSYYVHNLVVETLKKYGQGTFIGSSNVHLAQVHKIKPIGTHAHEWFMFHAAKYGYKMANHLGLEHWSDVYRGDLGIALADTYTTDVFFKQFDKKLTKLFDGVRHDSGDPLVFADKTIAHYVRNGINPLSKTITFSDGLDYDKVEKISAYCKGKIGYSFGIGTNFTNDAGLPAMNIVLKMTEAYPEEGEWTPVIKLSDEPKKHTGDPESIYLAKKILMIED, from the coding sequence ATGGCGAAATTAACATCTATACTTGACAACGATTTCTATAAGTTTACCATGCAATTTGCAGTGGTCAAATTGTTCCCAAAGGCAAGAGCTCGTTATCAGTTTATCAACAGAGGTCAGCATAAGTTTCCTCCGGGTTTTGACAAGTTACTTACTGAAGCTATACATGAGATGGCCAAACTAAAACTTACAAAATCAGAGAAGTCATTTTTTGCTGAAAACTGCCCCTATATTGATCCTACCTATTTTGATTTTCTGGAAGGCTACCGCTATGATCCGGACGAAGTAACGGTACTGCAGCAGGGGACGGATATTTCGGTAACGATCGAAGGCTATTGGTACCGTACCATTCTTTGGGAAGTCCCCATCATGTCACTTATCTGTGAATTGTTCTATGAAGCCACAGGAGCCCAAAGGCTGGAAGATGAAGAAGTCATCTCTATTGCTAAAGAAAAGATTCTGAAATACGATAAACTGGGAATTACAATTGCAGACTTCGGTACACGCAGACGTTACTCCTACTATGTACACAATCTGGTTGTCGAAACACTAAAAAAATATGGTCAGGGAACTTTTATCGGTTCCAGCAATGTACATCTTGCTCAGGTACATAAAATAAAACCTATCGGTACACATGCACACGAATGGTTTATGTTTCATGCCGCCAAATATGGCTATAAGATGGCGAATCATTTAGGATTAGAACACTGGTCGGACGTCTATAGGGGAGATCTCGGTATAGCTCTGGCAGACACCTATACTACGGATGTTTTTTTCAAGCAGTTTGATAAAAAACTAACCAAATTGTTTGATGGTGTAAGACATGACAGCGGTGATCCTTTAGTGTTTGCGGACAAGACAATAGCTCATTATGTCAGAAACGGAATCAATCCGCTTTCAAAGACGATCACATTTTCCGATGGCCTGGATTATGACAAAGTGGAAAAAATATCAGCATACTGCAAAGGTAAGATCGGCTATTCCTTTGGTATAGGTACCAACTTCACCAATGATGCAGGTCTGCCTGCAATGAATATTGTACTTAAGATGACAGAAGCCTATCCGGAAGAAGGAGAATGGACACCGGTCATCAAATTATCCGATGAACCTAAGAAACATACCGGTGATCCTGAATCTATATATCTGGCAAAAAAAATACTAATGATAGAAGATTGA
- a CDS encoding class I SAM-dependent methyltransferase, whose protein sequence is MNRDVYGEALQDYFATSETPSPLLLHSSYGDIEEMPVDIFFREEEDFTELEFIALSLCDGKVLDVGAGTGVHALYLQQKGFEVEALEISETASHIMKQRGIDTIINDDIFNVKDQKYNTLLFLMNGIGLAGDLEGFRRLLRHAKSLLDDRGQLLFDSSDISYLYEEYHIKKPDYYFGEINYQYEYRGVKGAPFKWLYLDQQTLIKVAREENWVVQILFEDDQDQYLVRMEPRQN, encoded by the coding sequence ATGAATAGAGATGTATACGGAGAGGCTCTTCAGGATTATTTTGCAACAAGTGAGACCCCATCTCCCCTTTTGTTGCATAGCAGTTATGGAGATATAGAAGAAATGCCGGTAGATATATTCTTCCGCGAAGAAGAAGATTTCACAGAACTGGAATTTATTGCACTTTCATTATGTGATGGTAAAGTACTGGATGTGGGAGCCGGCACAGGTGTACACGCATTATACCTTCAGCAAAAGGGATTTGAAGTGGAAGCTTTGGAAATATCGGAGACTGCATCTCATATTATGAAACAAAGAGGTATAGATACGATTATAAATGATGATATTTTCAACGTCAAAGATCAGAAGTACAATACGTTATTATTTCTGATGAACGGCATAGGATTAGCAGGTGATCTGGAAGGATTCAGAAGATTACTTCGACACGCCAAATCTTTATTGGATGATCGGGGCCAGCTCCTGTTTGATTCTTCAGATATTTCATATTTATATGAGGAATACCATATCAAAAAACCTGATTATTATTTCGGTGAGATCAATTATCAGTATGAATACCGGGGAGTAAAAGGTGCTCCTTTTAAATGGCTTTATTTGGATCAGCAAACATTGATTAAAGTGGCACGTGAAGAAAACTGGGTTGTTCAGATCCTGTTTGAAGACGATCAGGATCAGTATCTGGTACGAATGGAGCCTCGTCAGAACTAA